A segment of the Zalophus californianus isolate mZalCal1 chromosome 3, mZalCal1.pri.v2, whole genome shotgun sequence genome:
GACAAAACCAGGTGACGGACCCGGTGGCCGGAGCGTGTGGCCCCTGGGCCGCCCTGTGCTGGACACGGCCTGACCGTTCAGCCCAGCAGGTCCTGACGCCCAAACGCACCGGTGTTGAGCACTGCTGGTGCTCCAGGCACCACCCCCCGAGTGTGTCCCGAAAGGGGGCGAGGTGCCCGCAGGATGTATTAGCCACCTGGCCGCGTTTGGGGGCCCATTTTTGCATCAGCTCCCCCCATGGACGGCTTGTTTCTAACTCCTCCATGGCCTATGTGACTAGGCTGAGCAAGCTGCACACTCACCTGAAGCATTTGATAAAAATGTCACCGGGTCCTTCCCCTGATTGCGCTTATGGGACGGGACCGAGGAACATGGGGTTATAGACCAGGACCTTGGCAGGAAGAGAACACCCCGTTCTATAGGGTTTGGGGAGCCCATCAGGGTGCTCTTGGATTTGAACACCAGCCTCCATGGAGGAAGGCTCGTCACAGGGGCACTGTGAGCCCGAGAGTAAGATCGGCCCCAGCACAAGTGCCAGGGCCTCAGCGGGGTGAGCGTGGGCATGCCACGGATGGCGGGCAGCCCCTGATGTGCGCGCAGGGTGTGTGCCATTACCAATTTATGGTAGAAGCAACATAAACAGAAAGATCCGGAAGGATAGCCACCGAAGTGAATGGATGGTGCTTCCAGGGTATGTGAGGGGAAGCTGACATGCTTGTATGGGAGAGAGAGGCCACACCGAGCATGCACCCCGGGGCCAGCCCATGGGTGTGGGGCCCTCAGGCAGCAGTGCCTCCCTCCTGGCCAGCCGTCTCTGTCTCCATGTCTCCCAACGCCCTCCCACCCCAGGAACTGCAAGGGTGTTTCCAGGTTTGAGGGAGGGACTGGCAGCAGCTTTATTTGGGGCCGGCGCTGGCCCTGGGGCTAGGGCAGTGGGGCCCGGAGGAGGCCTCTTAGGGTCGTGCTGGAGCGCATGAGCCTGCGCATCCACTCAATGTACTGGGAGACCCTGGTGTACACCCCGAAGTGGCCCTCGTTCGCACAGCCCTCCCCCCAGCTGACGATGCCGGTCAGGTACCAGGTGCCCTGGAACTTGGTGGCATGCGGGCCCCCACTGTCCCCCTGGCAGGCGTCCTTGCTCCCGTCCAGGTAGCCGGCACAGAACATGTTCTCGGTGATGGTGGGGGAGCCCTCCCGCCTGCGTGACTTCTCCTGGCAGTCCTGGGTCATCACCCGGGGCACGTCGATGGCCATGAGCTGGACGGCCGTGGCGCCCTTGTCCAGCAGCCGGCCCCAGCCACTGACAGTTGAGAAGCGGACAGAGGCCAGCGTCCTCTCGGAGAAGGCCTTCTCGGGCAGACACAGGGGCACCACGTGGTCGGTGAAGGTCACGGGCCTGCTCAGGTGCAGCAGGGCGATGTCATGGTTCGTCTTGCGGGGGATGTACTTGTCGGGGATGATGGCCCGGGTTACGTGCCTCTCCTGCTCCTCACCCTCATCCTCGCTGAGGTCATGCTCGCCTGCAGGGGACCAGCACCGCTCACGACTTGCCCCACAGCCTCCTCTTGGGGCAGACAGGCACTGTGTCCAGCCCCAGGCTGGCGGGAGCAGCGCCCCCAGGCGGCCCCCACTGGGCTCTGCGCAGAGTGTGCCCGGGGGTGAATCTGGGGTGCTGAGGGTGCGTGAGGAGGGGCGCCCGACTGCCCCAGTcttgcccaccccctccccaggggtGCCCAGCATCCCATAGCCCACCAGGCGGAGGGCGCACGCCGTGGCCCACGTGACCCAGGAGGCTCTTGGCCCAAGTGAGATGGGAGGAGATCACCACCCCTGAGACGTTCTGTGGGTGGGACAGAGTCCGGGGGACTGTGGCCACTGTGGGCCCCGGGGACTCTGGGGTCTGCCCGGACATGCTCATCTGGTTGTGGAAACCAGTCCTGTTCACAAACCACTCTCAGCGGGCGGAGGAACCACAAAACCTACCCAGTACCACGGTCAGGTTTGTCCAGTTCTTGACTGTTTCAAAGCAGTGAGCCGCAGAGACCACCCAGGCAGTGTCGAGCAGGGTGCCTCCACACAGCAGCGCCCCGTCCACCTTCAGGACAGCCTGGACGGGCACAATACACAGAGTTCACGGCCCCGGCACGCTTCCCTGGGGACCCACCTCCCCAGCTAGCGATGGCCGTGGAGAGCTCACGGACACCAGCCCGACCACGGGATGTGGCTGCTGGTGGCCCCGCGTGCCCAGCATCACCACCCAAGCTGGCCCCAGCATGCTCAGTCTGCGAAGGCTGGCCCAGGGTCGTGCTCTGGGCACGTGGGGGCAAGAGGTAGCGAGCTGAGGCGCCCAGCGCGATTCTTGGCACACAGCAAACCCTCCATACGTGCTCCCGTTTCTTCTTCCTAGAAGCAAGGAGGGTGCTGAGCAGGGCCTGAGTGAGGCTCCGGGGAGACATTTGTCCTGCGGTGGTTTTGCCACGGCTGTGGAAGGAGCCAGAGCCTCTGGCCGGCCGGCCTGCAGACAGGGACAAACTGAAAGGCCAGAGGGAGGCCTGGCCGAGGGCGAGGCAGGGCCCCACGTGTCGTGGTGAGGCGGATCCACCAGGGAGGAAAGAGACTGGATGTGGGGTCAGCGCGTCGGAGGCCTGATGTCCTGAGCATGGACAGCAGGACCAAGGGTGCCAGGGACGTGCTGCCTCTTCCCCCGAGCCGGCAGCTGCTGGGCCCCTCAGAGGCCAGTCCTCCCGAGCAGGTGAGAACAGCTGCTTGGGGCTTGGAGACATGCCCCTGCCTGTTGAAGGCAGGACATGAGTGCCCGAAAATCAGCCAGCCTGGCTGACAACGGCTCTGGGATGGCTGTTACGGCTGCATCTGGGCCTGAGCTTCCATGGGCCCCAGTCCCCTCCCCCCCGTAACACGGGCGAGGGGGCCCTCtctcccgggggtgggggtgaatgGCACTGGGGGGTCCTGTACGCGGGTGGGAGGGCGTGCTTCCTGCAGCTGCCCAGACAGCCCTCCCAGGGCTCTCTGCTGTAAACACAGAAAGCCACCCCCATCACCCCTCCCCTGCCGCGCAGAGGTGCGGCCAATTCCGGGCGTTCTGCTGAACACGGAACACGGCCGTCCCATTCGGACGTGTCCAGCTCACATTATCCCTCTGACACCAAAACGCGGGGTTCTGCCAAGCTGAGGAGTGGACCGCGGACCACGCAGGCCCCACACAGGCCCGGCTACCCGCGTGAGGTGGGATGGGGCGGGGGCAGGCCGGCGGGCAGGCCCCGAGGCTCCTGAGGCAGCAGCAGAGCGGGAGGACCGGGCTGCTTGGAACCGTGGTCAGGCCacgggtgagcagggagcctccagTGTCCCCAGTGAGGTTGTCACACATTGCAAACTCAACAGTTTACCTCGGGCGTCCCCCCCCCCGAAGGGTCCCGAGGGTCCCCGAGGGTCCCTGGGTCGGGCTCGGACACCCGAGTGCACACATCCTGCTCTTGTGAGGTGCCGGTTTTGGCCCAGTGGGTCTGGGGGCCTGAGGCTCTGCATTTCCTACAGGAACCAGACCACAGGTGGCCCCACACACCTGCCCGCGTGCGGGGGACAGCCTCCACCTATAGGAGGCCACGTTGCAGCTCTAGAATCAGTTTCCGGAGGCAGGTAGTGATGGGCTTGGGCTGGGTTCAAACCTGCCTGGGCCGTCTGTCCCTGGAGGCCTCGGTTCCCTCAcctgtggagggcagggaggcccACAGCCGCGAGGGGACAGGGGAGGCCGGAGCCGAGCTGACATCCGGAAGGACAGAGGGGAGCGGGCAGCTGGGGCTTCACAAGGAGGAGCAAGTGCCCTGCACCAGCAGGGGAGACTTGGGGCTGGGGTCCAGCAGCTGACCGCCCCCTGTCCCTTTGGGGGCCCCGGAGCCTTACCTGCCAAGGACACTCCCCTTTGGGGCACACTTGGCCACCCACAATTCGGCCTTGGGGGTTGCTGCCATTTCTCTTCAACAGAACAGGTATTTTTCCACATGGATATTCCACTGTAGAAAGCAAGTCACCGGGCTGAGGGGGTAGGGGGTTCATGCCTGACAACGAgcttgtggggggtggggtctgAGGGCTGCCCGGGCAGGGCCACCCGTGTGGGAGCTACTGGGCCGGCAAGGCCTGGGGCTCCTGCCGGAACAGAGGTCCCCCCTCTGGAAGCTGGGCTCTGCTCGTTTCCCGGCGGAATGACAtgctgcctaactgactgaggaGGATGAGCAGCCCTTGGGCAGCGGCGCTGCCGTATGGAGGACACTCTGAGCTCTCAGTCTCCCCAGTAAGGTCCCTGGGCTGGAGGAGAGACTGTTTGGAGATGGCTCCCAGCCCAGGGACCTGCGGCGGGGCGGGCAGAGCCTCGctcagctcctctgggcctgCTGCGAACCGGCAGGCGGCCCCGCACCCTCCAGGGAGCTGCTCCCAGGGCTCTGTCCTGCGCGCGGCCACCGTGGCCTGTTCTCGAGTGGGCCTGGGCCGGTACGAGGTCCATCCTGCCCTTCTCGTCCCTCCCAAGACGGCTGTGGCCATGCAGCAACGGGGGGCTGCTCCTCGGGAATGAAGTAGAGCAGAGCCCTGAGGGCCCATTACCTGTGGGTACGCAGGACACCCCGTTGTCTTGGAGCGCGTACCCCTTGTGGCAGCGGCAGGAGCGCCCGGCCTCAGCGTGGTCACTGCAGTACTGCTCACAGCCTCCATTCTCATTCACACAGACCAGCAGGTCCTTCTTGTCTGAGGACAGGAAAGGGACAGACTGAGAGGGGCCCCTGCCGGTCAGGGGGAGGCCAGCCCCTGCTCTGCATGACCGTGGTGCTTAGTTGCTGCTGCAGGGACAGCCAGGTACCAGTCGGCTCTGTGCTTTCATCCAGAAGGGTGACCTGGGCTTGGGATGGTCCCACGTCTGAGCAGCTTAGCCAGCTGGGACAAAGGACTGGCACGTGGGGCCTCCGTGCCCCCCTCCCAGCAGCTGatgggagctggggagggcccATGGAAAGCAAAAGGCCCCTGGGGACAGTAAAAGTGTCCACTGAGAGGGGAGACCTGCTGGCAAGAGGCCAGGCAGATGAGCTGGTTTTACAGCCAGGCCCTCCTGCCCCGTGAGCTGGCCAGGGTTGACCCCTGGCTCGGAGAGATGGAGATGAGGAACATTCCTCCTGACTCTGAAGGGCAGTGCTACAATGTGGAACACAGTGTTAGCTCACTGTGTCTGTCCAGGACCCCAGCAGGAAGGCTTGGCCTGGAAGTGAGTTCACACCAGGGCTCCTGAGGTTCACGGTCCTGGGGGACTCACACTAGGGCTCCTGAGCATCACGGTCCTGGGGAATTCACACCAGGGCTCCTGAGCATCATGGTCCTGGGGGACTCACACCAGGGCTCCTGAGCATCACGGTCCTGGGGAATTCACACCAGGGCTCCTGAGCATCATGGTCCTGGGGAATTCACACCAGGGATCCTGAGCATCACGGTCCTGGGGGACTCACACCAGGGCTCCTGAGCATCACGGTCCTGGGGAATTCACACCAGGGCTCCTGAGCATCATGGTCCTGGGGAATTCACACCAGGGCTCCTGAGCATCGTGGTCCTGGGGGACTCACACCAGGGCTCCTGAGCATCACGGTCCTGGGGAATTCACACCAGGGCTCCTGAGCATCATGGTCCTGGGGGACTCACACCAGGGCTCCTGAGCATCACGGTCCTGGGGAATTCACACCAGGGCTCCTGAGCATCATGGTCCTGGGGGACTCTCACCAGGGATCCTGAGCATCACGGTCCTGGGGAATTCACACCAGGGCTCCTGAGCATAAAAGGCCAGGCAAAGATACTGAGGCTTTCCAACCCCAGATAACTGACAGAAACCTCATCccttagttttgcctttcctCTCCCTGGCCTCTGGTTTGCTTAGAGCAGAAGGTGGTTGTGGCCCAGAAAAGCACTTTGGGTATAAGAATGTACATTTGTACGGTAAAGGGTTGAACTCACCCAGAGAACTCCTAGGCGGTGACCTCCACACCCGGGCTGGTGAAGTTGGACACTTTTAATTTAATCTGCCTGATAAGAATGTTGTTTCCCTGGGGGCTTTGGCCCATACCGGGTGGTCTAACAATGTGATTCATGGTAGGGTCTTGGGCCACACGGTGTCACCTCCACCTCTGGAGGGGCTGGAGACTAAGGTCAGCCATGCCTACATGACTGAGCCCAGTACAGTCTCTGGATAAGGAGGCTCAGTGTGCTTCCTGGGGTGGAGGTTACACCCCCTAAGTCTCGTCACACATTGTTCTTGGAGAATGGAAGGCTGTTCACGGTACTTCACTGAGAGAGGACAATGGGAAGCTCATACCTGTCCCTCTGCTGACTTTGTTCTGTGTCCTTCCACTGTAATAAGCTGTAATTTTGAGTATATCAGATGGTCTGAGGAACCCCTGAACTTTGCAATACTTTAATATTCAAAAGGTGAAAAAATACCTCACCCTTTTgtaatagcaggaagggaagataCGGTTTTCCTAGCTGTCTCGACTGGGAGCTGGGCAGCCATGCGGAGCCCTCACCGGGCTCTCTCCAGGTGTATCTGCATCTCCGAGCACTGGGAACTCAAGGGTTTTAGGTTTCCCAGAATGGATAGGGGGCGACCAAGTTTGAGAACGAGCACCTTTAGAACCAAGGCTCTCATGTTGGCGGTGGAGCAGGCCGTGCCCGTCAGCCTGCTGGGGGCTCTGTCTGCAAACTGCGGGATGGCTCACTTGTCTCACAGTTCCGGCCCTGGAAACCGTCGAGGCAGAAGCAGATGTAGGACTGGAACTGGTCCTCACAGGTGCCTCCGTTCCGGCACGGGTTCGAGGCGCACTGGTCCCCATCTGTGGAGTGCCTCGGTGTTAGTGTGCTGAGGAGAGGGGCTGGTGGGTGGGCTGGAAATGGGCCATTTACCAACTCACCGGTGTAAGAAATCCAGAACTGCTTCTGAGGAACAAAGAGGAAGCAGAGTGAGACACGTCCACCAGAGGCACATACATACGGTGTCCACAGACTGGACTTGGGAGCTGGGCTGaacggcggggggcggggggcttccGACCTGTGGCCCTTCGAGGTGGGCTCCGGAAGCCAGACTCTTCCTTTGGGgatgaggtgagtttttccaggGGGAGGAGGTTTGTTCCTAACCCTAACCCCTCCACCCCAGATCGCTAAGGCCACCAGAGGTCACAaatttccctctctcccacttcaGAGTTCCTGAGTTTCTGCCACCTCCAAGAAGTGAACTTGGGACAGGACATATgtgctctctgagcctcggtttcctgcTCTGGTGATGAGGAGGAAATCCACACACATGTGTgacaggaggaggaggcggcAGTGGATGCCACGGGCTGCAATAAAACTGATTCCTGAGGACACTTCTGGCCAAGCAAGCTGAAACCCAGGATTGCTGTAAGAATAAAGTAAGAGGAGAACTGTGGGGCATGTGTTGAAAAACCAAGTAGTGCACAAATGCAAGGAGTGACCATCCTCAATGTACCTGAAAAGGGTCATGTTAGCCTCTGCCTCAAACAGGCTTGCCTCCTGTTGAGTGTGAAGCGTGTCCCATGAGTGTGAGGCGTCCTGTGGGTGTGAGGTGTCCTGTGAGCGTGAGGTGTGTGTTCCGTGAGCATGAGGTGTGTGTCCTGTGTGAGGTGTGTGTCCTGTGAGTGTGAGGTGTCCTGTGAGCGTGAGGTGTGTGTCCTGTGAGTGTGAGGTGTGTGTCCTGTTAGCATGAGGCGTATGTcctgtgagtgtgagtgtgatgTATCCTCTGACTGTGAGGTATGTGTCCCCTGAGTGTGAGGTATCCTGTGTGAGGCGTATGTCCTGTGAGCGTGAGGTGTGTGTCCTGTGTGAGGTGGTGTCCTGTGAGTGTGAGATGTGTGTCCCATGAGCATGAAGTGAGTGTCCCGTGAGTGTGAGGTGTGTGTCTCGTGACTGTGAGGGAGCCTGTGAGTGTGAGGTGTGTGTCCTGTGTGAGGTGTGTGTCCCATGGGTGAAGTGTATGTCCCCTGTGAGGTACGTGTCTTGTAAGTGTGAGACGTCCTGTGAGGGGAAGTGTGGTTTTGTCTCCCCACAATCGGAGGGGCGCCCCCGTTGGAGGAGTTGGAAGGGCTGTGGTACAACTCGAATATTCCTCTTTCAGAAAGTGAGAAGAGCAATGAGCCCACTCTCTGCATCGGGCCTCGCGCATGTGGAGGCTGTGGTGGCTCCCTAAGGGTCTCCTCACACAAGTTTTCCTGAGGAGGCGTCCGCAGGCGGGCGCTGCCGTGAGAGGCTCGCCCAGGCCCGGCGCTCTGAGGGCGGCTCTGTCGGCGGTGCCTCCCCAACGCGCGGGCAGTTTGCGGCTCGGGGACCTTCCCTGGGAAGGCAAGGGACCCGTCGAGCGTGCTGTTCACACTATATTTTCTGATGCAGAGTTGGGGCGCCCGGTGTGGCAGAGAGGGGGACGCCCCTGGGAGCGGGTGGGGCGGCTGGGGCGTTGCAGGAGCGCCGACTAACCAGAGTGAAGCTGTCCTTCAGAGCCCGGGTGACACGGACGTCGAGGGCTGTGCCTGCCGGAGCCACCCGTGCGCACCCTGTGTGGCGAGCCTGGGCGCACGGACCCACAGGGGCCCACGGCACGGAGGGCGCCCCTGCAGGGCGAACTCACCGTCCTCTGGGTGTCCTGGAAGATCTCCCTGGCCTCCTCAAAGGAGCAAAGCTcctccctgcactctctctccagGGAGCCGGGCCTCAGCTCCTCCAGGAACGAGTAGGCGCGCCTTTGCCTGTGCAAGACGCTGTGGGCCTCCTCCTGGGTGAGGAAGACTGAGAGATGGGAGTCCCATGAGCGCCACCACCACCCACGTCCTGTCCCCGAGTCACGGGTGGCAGGGCTTCCTGGCCGGCAACAGCAGCATGGCACAAGCTTTGTGTGCGAGCGTGCGGAAATACCTTCATTATATTCAGACTTCACACACTCATCCCTTCCGGCCCGGTCGCCTCACTTCTCGCAATTTATCCTAAGGAAGGACTCAGAGGCGGGCACGCAGGCCTCGCCGTAAGGAGAGCCTGGCCACAGCAATCTGAGCCAGTCCGTGACGGCGTCCCCCGCGCCACGAAATGCAACGTTTCAGAAGACGTAATATGAAATGAAGTAAGATAATAAAATCACACATACTGtcactaaaatgtaaaaatccacatatatatGCAGATGTAACTTAGTGAAAGAATgtacataaaaaattaactttggggATTAGAACTTATTCTGTTTCAAAACGTGTACAATCAACTTCTATAATGAAAATATGTGCCCGCTGCGTCCCAGCAGCCGGGATATTGCGTGGCAAGTGGTGGGCTGGCTGTGTGGGGGTCCTACCAGGGActggggggtggctggggaggggcggCTCCGGTGGAGGCGAGGCTGCTGCGGCCACACGGGAGGAGCCAGGAGAGGCCTGCCGGGCACGGTGGCGGGGAGACGGGTCTCTTGCACCCGGGccatcctccccagccctccctgagCTCCAGCCCGTCCCTGTGGCTTgctgtccccctgccccaccaacCCGGACCCTTGCTCTGCTTTACCAcagtctctccctctttttttttttttaaagatatttatttatttgagagagagaatgagagagagagagcacatgagaggggggaaggtcagagggagaagcagactccccgctgagccgggaccctgacgagggactcgatcccgggaccccgggatcatgacctgagccggaggcagtcgcttaaccaactgagccccccaggcaccccagcctctccctcctggAAGGCACGTTCCTCACCTTCCATGGAGATGCTTACACTGACTTCCGTGCCCACCGTAAGCAAAGGCCACCCGGGACCCGGGTGGAGCAGTGCAGGCTCCTCGTGGGCCTTTCTTGGGGCAGGAGGCCGGCTGACGCTGACCCCCCGACACCCCCTGTCTGGCTGCCGGGGCCTTCCTGGGTCCTCCCTCCCGGGTCCTCCTTCCCGCTGTTTGCTGCCAGCCCTTGACTTTTGATACCCTTCAGGTTTGGGTTTTCTGCTCTCAAGGTGCTCCGAGCCAGCCACCCCACTTCCACTTCAGCCCTCCCTCCAACCACCAGAAGCTGCACATGTCCCCGAGCTCCAGGTCTCTAGAGGCCACCTCCCTGTAAACGGAGGGACCCGCATGCACAGCTGCCCGGGGGCCTGGCCtccccccctccagcccctgggcccCTGCTTTTCCCGTCCTGGTCCCATCTTGGCGAACGGCTCTGCCCCCCCGCAAGAGTACCTGAGCTCTCGCAGCCAGTTCTGCCCTGAGCTCTGTGCACCTGCCCCCCGACCCCAGCGCAGGGGCTTGTGTGTCCTTGGGGCCCCTCTCCAGGCCCTGGCCTGCTGCCTCCAGCCAGCCTCTCACAGTGACCTTGGTAGCTTCTTGCAGGTAGCTGTGCCCCATTTTGCTTATGAGACACAGGGTGGGTGGGTTTAGAGCTCACCCAAGGCCACTCAGGTGGGGAATGGGACCAGCTTGAACACCTTGGGTTTGAGGTTTCTTCAGGACACCCAGGCAGACATGCAGACTACGTCATGCTAAGAGAGGACCAGGTGATGGAGACGAGGTCACAGAGGTCGGGGACAACCGTACGGAGACCGAGGCTGAGGCTGGGAAAGCCCCTGGGGCCCCCGGGGCAGACTGCACCATTGGGGGCGGGCTGTGTGGGAGCAGCTGGGCTGCAAGAGAGGCCGGGCAGGGTGGGAGCAAAGCCAGGACTGAGGGGCAAGAGCaagggggaaactgagtcccagaggaGAGGTGAGTGCAGCCTGGAGACCGGCGGACTCGGCTTCCGGGAAGGAAGGGCTGTGTCCGGTGGGGAGGCTTCGCAGGAGGGGACGGGgcaaggggggggaggggcagctcccAGGCCGCGAGGCCGAGGGGACCACCTCTCTGCTTTACAACGACAGCGCTTCGCGCGTGTGTATTCCTGGGGGGCCTGCCTGGTCTGGAAGGAGAG
Coding sequences within it:
- the F7 gene encoding coagulation factor VII isoform X2 yields the protein MGTSAPRTRAGTEAPVRTSSSPTSASASTVSRAGTVRQVSHPAVCRQSPQQADGHGLLHRQHESLGSKDKKDLLVCVNENGGCEQYCSDHAEAGRSCRCHKGYALQDNGVSCVPTVEYPCGKIPVLLKRNGSNPQGRIVGGQVCPKGECPWQAVLKVDGALLCGGTLLDTAWVVSAAHCFETVKNWTNLTVVLGEHDLSEDEGEEQERHVTRAIIPDKYIPRKTNHDIALLHLSRPVTFTDHVVPLCLPEKAFSERTLASVRFSTVSGWGRLLDKGATAVQLMAIDVPRVMTQDCQEKSRRREGSPTITENMFCAGYLDGSKDACQGDSGGPHATKFQGTWYLTGIVSWGEGCANEGHFGVYTRVSQYIEWMRRLMRSSTTLRGLLRAPLP
- the F7 gene encoding coagulation factor VII isoform X1, whose protein sequence is MVSRAGELALLCLLLGLQGSPAAVFLTQEEAHSVLHRQRRAYSFLEELRPGSLERECREELCSFEEAREIFQDTQRTKQFWISYTDGDQCASNPCRNGGTCEDQFQSYICFCLDGFQGRNCETNKKDLLVCVNENGGCEQYCSDHAEAGRSCRCHKGYALQDNGVSCVPTVEYPCGKIPVLLKRNGSNPQGRIVGGQVCPKGECPWQAVLKVDGALLCGGTLLDTAWVVSAAHCFETVKNWTNLTVVLGEHDLSEDEGEEQERHVTRAIIPDKYIPRKTNHDIALLHLSRPVTFTDHVVPLCLPEKAFSERTLASVRFSTVSGWGRLLDKGATAVQLMAIDVPRVMTQDCQEKSRRREGSPTITENMFCAGYLDGSKDACQGDSGGPHATKFQGTWYLTGIVSWGEGCANEGHFGVYTRVSQYIEWMRRLMRSSTTLRGLLRAPLP